The Mobula birostris isolate sMobBir1 chromosome 6, sMobBir1.hap1, whole genome shotgun sequence genome has a window encoding:
- the LOC140199439 gene encoding gamma-crystallin S-1-like: MMGRIIFYEDRNFQGRHYECSSDCADLSPYFSRCNSIHVESDWWVLYERPNCMGYQYVLSRGEYPDYQRWMGFNDTIRSCRTYTYYRGGNYRIRIYERPDFRGQMMEFVDDCPSVYDRFRYRDIHSCQVMDGYWIFYEYPNYRGRQYFLRPGEYRRYSDWGGYNSMIGSFRRMRDF, from the exons atgatggggagg ATCATCTTCTACGAGGACAGGAACTTCCAGGGTCGGCACTATGAGTGCAGCTCCGACTGTGCCGACCTCTCCCCTTACTTCAGCCGCTGTAACTCCATCCATGTcgagagtgactggtgggtgttgTACGAGAGACCCAACTGCATGGGATACCAGTATGTCCTGAGCaggggagagtatcctgactaccAGCGCTGGATGGGATTCAATGACACAATCAGGTCGTGTCGCACCTACACTTAT TACCGGGGTGGAAACTACAGGATAAGGATTTACGAGAGGCCTGACTTCAGAGGGCAGATGATGGAATTCGTGGATGACTGTCCCTCTGTCTACGATCGTTTCCGTTACCGTGACATCCACTCCTGtcaggtgatggatggttactGGATCTTCTATGAATATCCCAACTACAGAGGCCGACAGTACTTCCTGAGACCCGGGGAATACAGGAGATACAGTGACTGGGGTGGCTACAACTCAATGATTGGGTCCTTCAGGCGCATGAGGGACTTCTAA